A genomic window from Lotus japonicus ecotype B-129 chromosome 1, LjGifu_v1.2 includes:
- the LOC130717947 gene encoding uncharacterized protein LOC130717947 has product MAGEGAGAVKEMTTKFGKLDKFQGQDFRRWQKKMHFLLTTLKVVYVLSTPIPELLEEETVENIRSRSKWENDDYICRGHILNGMSDPLFDIYQNVESAKELWDCLEAKYMAEDSSSKKFLVTDFNNYKMVESRSVMEQYNELLRILGQFTLRGLKMDETISVSSIIDKLPPSWKDFKHNLKHGKDELSLVQLGSHLRIEESLRAQESDKGKGKEVAGPSVNMIEEGSKNNNRGTKGKKRAFKNNKGSFGSNKKPKLECW; this is encoded by the coding sequence ATGGCTGGAGAAGGCGCTGGTGCTGTCAAGGAGATGACTACTAAGTTCGGgaaattggacaagtttcaaggacaagacttCAGGCGTTGGCAGAAGAAGATGCATTTCTTGTTGACAACATTGAAGGTGGTATACGTCCTGTCTACACCGATTCCTGAACTTCTGGAGGAAGAAACTGTTGAAAATATAAGAAGCAGATCAAAGTGGGAGAATGACGACTACATATGCAGAGGACACATTCTTAACGGTATGTCTGATCCTTTATTCGATATTTATCAAAATGTGGAATCTGCAAAGGAATTGTGGGATTGTCTTGAAGCCAAGTACATGGCAGAGGACTCATCCAGTAAGAAGTTCTTGGTGACTGATTTCAACAATTACAAAATGGTTGAGTCAAGGTCTGTCAtggaacaatacaatgaacttctACGAATTCTTGGACAATTCACACTGCGCGGATTGAAGATGGATGAAACAATATCTGTCTCAAGTATCATAGACAAGTTGCCCCCTTCATGGAAGGATTTCAAACACAATTTGAAGCATGGAAAAGACGAACTGTCTTTGGTCCAACTTGGAAGTCACTTGCGCATAGAAGAATCTCTAAGAGCGCAGGAGAgtgacaagggaaaaggaaaagaagttgcTGGTCCCTCGGTTAATATGATCGAGGAGGGTAGTAAGAACAATAACCGAGGGACCAAAGGAAAGAAGCGTGCTTTCAAGAACAACAAAGGAAGTTTCGGTTCTAACAAGAAACCGAAACTAGAATGCTGGTAG